Proteins co-encoded in one Maylandia zebra isolate NMK-2024a linkage group LG16, Mzebra_GT3a, whole genome shotgun sequence genomic window:
- the LOC112436125 gene encoding olfactory receptor 10Z1-like: MVNQSNERSFILSGFNETMNFTVPLFSVTLLYYCVILFFNISLVLLIVLDESLHEPMYILLSSFCINALYGTTGFYPKFLSDLLSSSHRISYEGCLLQGFVMYSFACCDLSILTVMAFDRYMAICRPLHYYSFMTKRRLSQLVCFSWLTPFCVFAINVLLTARLKLCGIKIQRVLCLNWLIVKLACPEADTFPNNISAYVILVICYFHYVFIIWTYIYIIKTCVRSREDRVMFMQTCVAHLTSVIINVTVMVFDVMYLRFGSRDLSQSLQNFIALEFLIIPPVMNPLMYGFKLTKIRNRILSLIYLKGK, from the coding sequence ATGGTTAATCAGTCTAATGAAAGAAGTTTCATTCTGTCAGGATTTAATGAGACGATGAATTTCACAGTACCCCTCTTCTCAGTTACTTTACTGTATTACTGTGTGATTTTGTTCTTCAATATTTCTCTTGTGCTGCTCATTGTCTTGGATGAAAGCCTCCATGAACCTATGTACATTTTACTGAGCAGCTTCTGCATTAATGCACTTTATGGAACCACAGGTTTCTACCCCAAATTCCTTTCAGATTTACTGTCATCTTCTCACAGAATCTCCTATGAAGGGTGCCTTTTACAAGGTTTTGTCATGTATTCATTTGCTTGTTGTGATTTGTCTATTTTAACTGTCATGGCCTTTGACAGGTATATGGCTATATGTCGACCTCTGCACTACTACTCTTTCATGACTAAGAGGAGGCTTTCACAGCTGGTGTGTTTCTCCTGGctgacacctttctgtgtttttgccaTTAATGTCCTGCTTACAGCAAGACTCAAGTTATGTGGTATAAAGATTCAGAGAGTCTTATGTCTAAACTGGTTAATTGTTAAACTTGCTTGTCCTGAAGCTGACACTTTTCCAAATAACATCAGTGCATATGTGATACTTGTCATTTGTTATTTTCATTATGTTTTCATAATTTGGACTtacatatatattattaaaacatGTGTGAGGTCCAGAGAGGACAGAGTAATGTTTATGCAGACCTGTGTGGCCCATCTGACTTCTGTGATCATAAATGTCACTGTAATGGTTTTTGATGTGATGTACTTGCGCTTTGGCTCCAGAGATTTATCCCAAAGCCTCCAAAACTTCATCGCTCTTGAATTTCTCATCATCCCTCCAGTTATGAATCCTCTCATGTATGGATTTAAACTCACCAAAATACGAAACAGAATCTtgagtttaatttatttgaaaggGAAATGA
- the LOC112436126 gene encoding olfactory receptor 6F1-like, with protein sequence MVNQSNERSFILSGFNETMNFTVPLFSVTLLYYCGILFFNISLVLLIVFDESLHEPMYIFVSSLCINALYGTTGFYPKFLSDLLSSSHRISYEGCLLQGFVMYSFACCDLSILTVMAFDRYMAICRPLHYHSFMTKRRLSQLVCFSWLTPFCVFAINVLLTARLKLCGIKIQRALCLNWLIVQLACPEADTFSNNISAYVIIVIYLSHWLFIIWTYIYIIKTCVRSREDRVKFTQTCVPHLTSVIINATVLAFDAMYLRFGSRDLSQSLKNFIALEFLIIPPVMNPLMYGFKLTKIRNRILSLIYLKGK encoded by the coding sequence ATGGTTAATCAGTCTAATGAAAGAAGTTTCATTCTGTCAGGATTTAATGAGACGATGAATTTCACAGTACCCCTCTTCTCAGTTACTTTACTGTATTACTGTGGGATTTTGTTCTTCAATATTTCTCTTGTGCTGCTCATTGTCTTCGATGAAAGCCTCCATGAACCTATGTACATTTTCGTGAGTAGCCTTTGCATTAATGCCCTTTATGGAACCACAGGTTTCTACCCAAAATTCCTTTCAGATTTACTGTCGTCTTCTCACAGAATCTCCTATGAAGGGTGCCTTTTACAAGGTTTTGTCATGTATTCATTTGCTTGTTGTGATTTGTCTATTTTAACTGTCATGGCCTTTGACAGGTATATGGCTATATGTCGACCTCTGCACTACCACTCTTTCATGACTAAGAGGAGGCTTTCACAGCTGGTGTGTTTCTCCTGGctgacacctttctgtgtttttgccaTTAATGTCCTGCTTACAGCAAGACTCAAGTTATGTGGTATAAAGATTCAGAGAGCCTTGTGTCTAAACTGGTTAATTGTTCAACTTGCTTGTCCTGAAGCTGACACTTTTTCAAATAACATCAGTGCATATGTGATAATTGTCATTTATCTGTCTCATTGGCTTTTCATAATTTGGACTtacatatatattattaaaacatGTGTGAGGTCCAGAGAGGACAGAGTAAAGTTTACGCAGACCTGTGTGCCCCATCTGACTTCTGTGATCATAAATGCCACTGTACTGGCTTTTGATGCGATGTACTTGCGCTTTGGCTCCAGAGATTTATCCCAAAGCCTCAAAAACTTCATCGCTCTTGAATTTCTCATCATCCCTCCAGTTATGAATCCTCTCATGTATGGATTTAAACTCACCAAAATACGAAACAGAATCTtgagtttaatttatttgaaaggGAAATGA